TGCGTTCTTCTTGCTCATCAGGAACTTGATGGCTGAGTGGTTGGTGTATATGGTGGCTGATGCACCAACTAAGTAAGAATGAAACTTTTCAATACCGAATACTTCAGCCAACATCTTTTTCTCAGTAGTTGTATAGTGTTCCTGAGAGTCATTTAATGTTTTGGACACGTAGGAGATAGGATGTATCAAgtttcccttcttcttccctaACATAGTTCCCACTGCAACATTATTCGTGTCACACATAAGAATGAAACACTGCGTCCAGTCCAGTGCTATTAACACTAGGGCTATTATCAACACATATTTCAAGGTTTCGAATGCGTCAGTGCAGTCTTCGTTAAAAACATAGGGCCAGTTCGCCTCCAATAACACGCTCAGAGGTCGCACAATCTGAGAAAAGCATCTGACGAACTGTCTATAGAAGCCGACATGTCCTAGAAAACTTCGTAGCATTTTTACATTCGTTGGTGGTGGAAGTTTTGCTATTACATCAATCTTGGCTCCATCCACTTCTAAGCCAGCCTTGGATACTTTATGCCCTAAAACAATTCCttctgtcaccatgaagtgacatttttcccaattcagtaCTAAGTTTATTTCCTCGCACTGAGCGAGGACGACTTCTAAGTTATCCAGGCATGACtggaatgagtctccaaagactGAAAAGTTGTCCATGAAGACTTCCACGGTCTTCTCCAGGAAGTCAGAGAAAATGGCCATCATAAATCGTTGAAATGTCCCTGGTGCGTTGCatagcccaaagggcatgcgtcTGAATGCGAAAATGCCAAAGAGAcaagtgaatgtggtcttcTCTTGATCTTTCGGAACTATTAAAATCTGGTTGTAACCAGAATAACCATCGAGAAAACAATAGAACTCTTTACCTACAAATCTATCaagcatctgatcaatgaaagaaaaaggaaagtggtCATTTTTAGTTGCTGCATTGAGTTTCCGATAATCCATACAAATCCACCAGCCTATGACAGTTCTTGAAGGAATGAGTTTGTTGTTGCTGTTTACTATCACAGTCGTTTCCCCTTTCTTGGGAACACATTGAACTGGACTAACCCAACTACTGTCGGATTTCGGATAAATAACTCCTACGTCCAGCCATTTCAGAATCTCCTTTTTGACCACTTCTTTCATAATAGGGTTAAGCCTTCTTTGAGTCTCGATTGACCCCATCTTCCCTTCCTTCAGCCTAATTTTTTGCATACAATAGGATGGACTTATTCCTCGAATATCTGCAAGTGTCCACCCTATTACGCGTTTATGTTTCTTCAACATCTGCAAGAGTGAATCTTCATTAGGCTTTGTGAGATTAGCGAAAATGATAACGGGCAATGTATTATTAGTTCCAAGAAAAGCATATTTCAAATGTCCGGGTAACTGTTTTAATTCGAGTTTAGGTGGTTGTTCAAGTGAAGGATGCGTTGGTTTTGTTTgccgctcactcagacttggcggcTCGGATTCCTTCAGGGTTCCCTCCAACGTGAAAACTTTACATACTCGAGTCTCTTCTTCAGTCAATTCAATATTGTTTAGCTGACAATCATCAGTGTCTGGGAATTTTAATGCGTTGAGCACATTAAATTTCACCTCTTCATTATCCACGCGCATGGTTAGCTCACCTTTATGCACGTTAATCAGAACTTTCCCAGTAGCCAAGAAAGGGCATCCAAGGATGATTGGAACCTCCCTATCTACTTCATAATCCAGAATAATGAAATCTGCTGGGAATATGAGATTGTCAACCTTCAccaaaacatcttcaatcttcccTTTCGAGTACTTAATTGTCCTGTCAGCGAGTTGAAGGGTGATCGAATTAGGTTGTGCCTCGCCAATCCTCAATTTCTTAAAAACTGAAAAGGGCATGAGATTGATGCTCGCTCCTAGGTCGCACAACACATGAACCACATCTAATCCTCCAATTGAACAAGGAACTGTGAAGCTCCCTGGGTCCTTCTGCTTCTATGGTAGCTTATTGCTTACTAACGCGTTGCATTCCTGCGTTAGTGCTATTACTTTTTTCTCActgacttttctcttttttgtcaAAATGTCCTTCAAAAACTTCACGTATGTTGGCATCTGCTCCAAAGCTTCTATGAGTGGAATGTTGATGTGCAGCTACTTTAGGAGGTCGAGAAAGCGCTTGAACTGATATTCATCATTCTTTTTCATCAGACGCATGGGGAATGGTGCGTTAAGAGGCACCTTTTGCTTTCCCACGTTAGACATGTTGGTTTTCGAATGGCTTGTATTTTCTGGCGTTCTCTCTTCCTAATCCGTTGAACATGTAATGCATTCTTTCGAAGGACTATTGTTTCTTggtttcatctttctttttgcaaGGGCTCTTCACTCCGCAACGTCACTGCGTGACATTGCTCTTTCTCGTTATTATTCCCAGGTGTTTCTATATTGCTAGGTAGAACGCCTGGCTGCCTGCTTTTCAAATCGCTTGCAATCTACCCCACCTGGATTTCCAGGTTTCTAATTGATGACACTTGGCTCTTCAGCATTGCGTCGTTCTGGGATATGTATTCCTTCAATAGGTTTTCCAGCGGAGTTCCAGAACTTGATGCGTGGCCACCTCTATTGAAAGGTTGTTGATGTTGTTGATGCGTTTGTTGAAAGACAGGCGACGGTCCATTCCTTTGCTGATGGCTCGCGCTTGGGTGGTGCTCTTGTTGATTTCCTCTTATCCAAGAAAAATtcggatggtttctccatcccGGGTTATAAGTATTAGAAAATGGGTTATTCTTGATGAAACACACTGACTGAAGGTTTTGAAGACATTGAGCATATGAGTGAAAATCTCCGCATCCCACACAGGTTACCATGGGTTGCCCAAATGCCTCCACTTGATTCACCTTCTGCTGGTTTGGTGCGTTACCTAGCGTTATGTTCTGTAGAAGGCTGGTCAAGGTAGCCACTTGAGCGGAGAGTGTGGCTATCGCATTGGCATCAACAGAGTTAATGTTCTGAGATCTTCTTCTCCTGTCATTTCTTCCATCGTACGTGTCATCTACCCACTCCATGTTATGTTTGGCAATGCGATCTAATATTTCTTTAGCTTCAGTATAGGATTTTTCCATCAGTCCTCTGGCTGCTGCTGCGTCTACTGCCATCTGTGATGCCCTGTTTAGTCTGCCATAAAATGTTTCCATCTGAATAGTCAAAAGTAGTCCGTGGTTCGGGCAGTTCTTGACCAAGCCCTTGAAATGCTCCCATGCAGCGCTCAAGGTCCCAGTGTCTTCCTGTTCAAAGTTCATTATTTCCAGACGCCTCCTCAcgttggtggtaggtgggaagtatttctgcataaacttttccaccaacTTTTCCTATGTGGTGATTTCCCTAGGCTTTAATTAACTCACCCATTGCTTTGCGTCATCTCGCAAAGAATAGGGAAAGAAGGAGAGCCTGATTGCCTCTGGtgtgattccaggaatcacaaagGAATTGCACGTTTCCAGGAAACGCTTCATATGGGCATGAGGATATTCGCCACGGCTACCCCCAAATTTCCCAGCAGTCTTGAGCATTTGGAGCAtaacaaatttcatttcaaacctggTTCCATTAGGCGTCGGATATACGATTCTTGGAGTGAAATCATATAGTACAGGGGATGTGTATTCTCTTATAGGACGCATGCTGTTGTTTGCCATCAGGATTGGGTTCTGTGCAGCATGAGCTAGTTGCTGATTTTGTTGTTCTTCTGCCATTGCTCTTTCCTTTTCTTGCTGTCTGAGTAACTGTTGCCTCAACCTTCGACGACGATTGGATCAATTCCTACGCCGGAAGGTCCGTTCAACGGGGTCGTATCTGAACTCAAGAGTGTTCTCCCTGTTCATACATGTTCACAAGCCTAGGCGTAGCTTGTAATTCTTCCCTTAATTGAAGTGTCCCTACAAAAAATACAAACGGAATTTTTGGTTAGTTCTTGTTGCTGAATCcccagcaacggtgccaaaaacttgctCGCTTGCTATTGTGAGATGCTTTAGGAGTGTATAAAGTAAAACAGATTGGAAGAATAAAGTCTAAGTGTTGCGTTCTGCCTGGATGCGTTTAAATGAATGCAACACGTTGAGGCGTTAGTAAATGCACAGAAGGCACAACAACTCCTTATAataacgttcaagttttcctatattaaatccaagtataaatctaatctaggttcctgacaagtccagggtcgatcacagggattCAGTTTCACTAATACAGATTATTCGTTGTACTTGCAGTAGGaggtttttcctaaataaatgtgaaagaTGTATTATTTACACAAACATGCTCTGCCTGTGCAAGacaatacaaaagagttgagtggaaaatgaaggatcatgtgaaaatggaatttaagtaGGTGGACGCGCCGGTTAAAGATAATTGCACACAACTGAtgtaatgtggatgaaatgggatgggttgcttatcttttttgttcatgcgttagacatcattcaacacttctcaatgcgagtAACATAcaagcctatctctagggtacATGCATCTTACTTAGAATGCaagaaacaccagtaagtctatctctagttgtactaggcgttctacttAATGCGGCTTAGCTATTCTTTCGAACAACTAAGTAAAGAAGCTTTCACCAAGTTGTCAAGTTTGTTTAGATGTTGGAACAGAACTATGCATGAAGTACTAATACTTTCAACAGAAGATAAACAATAGCAAAAGtgatgatcaaatatatgaattttataaaggatcaatgagtctttacaaagaactatattcaatcaaaatgaaatgaaaatgatattaagagagaaactgagtcaagccaaagaatacaatctcttatagttctttggctcaatcttgttgtgtacaatcactttaaaGAGCCGAGGATAGAGTACctttctcaagaataactttctccactccctggccagtggtggtggtggttctcagctCCTTCGATCGTCTTATACCTCGGCACTACTTATACAAACTAAAACTGTCTATAAATTTACAGAGAGTATGGAGCTTCTAATTGTCTGAACTTATTTCTGAAGggtcttcaagtatttataggcgttggtctcgTCCAATTGGAGGATGGGCTACAtttaagtccatgccctggtcaacATTAAACTCCATGTCCTGGTTGGCTGCCTGACCTCTGGAAGCTTTTCATACGCCACCTGCTactggaagcttttcagacgccaccTAGTGCAGGTTCCcctacttgcaagtggtgatgtgacataATCAGCCCGGAGCATTGAATCTTCTATGCGTTAAATTCccttcgacgcatggctcatgtGTTAGCTTGTTTCCtgcggcacttgtctaatgcgttattgtcagttcttgcgttgaaatcctgcaaaaTAGTGCATTAGTGCCGCGATTTTTAGTGATAAACTTCTTTTACTTGAACTTGCTATTGTTTAAGTAAATCCATGcatttctattaaaaatgaggagagtatatcattaaaaaccctaattgttctaacttaagagca
The nucleotide sequence above comes from Benincasa hispida cultivar B227 chromosome 3, ASM972705v1, whole genome shotgun sequence. Encoded proteins:
- the LOC120073506 gene encoding uncharacterized protein LOC120073506 codes for the protein MAEEQQNQQLAHAAQNPILMANNSMRPIREYTSPVLYDFTPRIVYPTPNGTRFEMKFVMLQMLKTAGKFGGSRGEYPHAHMKRFLETCNSFVIPGITPEEKLVEKFMQKYFPPTTNVRRRLEIMNFEQEDTGTLSAAWEHFKGLVKNCPNHGLLLTIQMETFYGRLNRASQMAVDAAAARGLMEKSYTEAKEILDRIAKHNMEWVDDTYDGRNDRRRRSQNINSVDANAIATLSAQVATLTSLLQNITLGNAPNQQKVNQVEAFGQPMVTCVGCGDFHSYAQCLQNLQSVCFIKNNPFSNTYNPGWRNHPNFSWIRGNQQEHHPSASHQQRNGPSPVFQQTHQQHQQPFNRGGHASSSGTPLENLLKEYISQNDAMLKSQVSSIRNLEIQVG